DNA from Aggregatimonas sangjinii:
GACACCGAAAAACTCTGGGTGACCATAGACCGGGCAAACCTGAACTTTCCGTTAAAACCAGGCATAGATAAAAAAGGCTTTATCCATTGGGATTACGACCCGGAAACGCGACCCCAAAATGTTCAAGGGGTTCTCGCATTGGCCGATCAAACGGATGAAAACATGGGTGGCTTTCAATGTATACCATGGCTATACCGTAATTATGATACTTGGAAATTGACCAAGCCCGAAGACCGAGACCGGTTTCAACCCGATATTTCGGAGTTGGAGGAAAAAATCGTAAAAGTAAAAATGGAAGCTGGCGATTTATTGATATTCAATAGTACTGAGCCCCACGGCATACGCCCGAACAAGTCGAAAGACAAAGTTCGCATCGCGCAATACATTTCGATGATGCCGGCAGAAGAAGATAATGAGGAGTTGAGAACCTGGCGAATCAATTCTTGGAAAAACCGAATTGCTCCTGAAGGGTATGCCTTTCCAGGAGATCCTAGA
Protein-coding regions in this window:
- a CDS encoding phytanoyl-CoA dioxygenase family protein, with amino-acid sequence MQQSNSKTEMANKAHKEIPGNPSTATSSKIKLNDRSNGEPLRVLSEENWAFWKHNGYIVIKNAVPKEQAKATADFLWEFDEKDPNDPETWYAPPRAEMKMKELTGTGMVEVYNHQHLWNNRQMPKVYDAFVDVWDTEKLWVTIDRANLNFPLKPGIDKKGFIHWDYDPETRPQNVQGVLALADQTDENMGGFQCIPWLYRNYDTWKLTKPEDRDRFQPDISELEEKIVKVKMEAGDLLIFNSTEPHGIRPNKSKDKVRIAQYISMMPAEEDNEELRTWRINSWKNRIAPEGYAFPGDPRNWEQTKYKTAELTDLGKKLLGLEKW